One part of the Bacteroidia bacterium genome encodes these proteins:
- a CDS encoding polysaccharide lyase family 7 protein yields MKLSFGYPVAGLRKIEFSYSPFYARLILLLLALNLFVDSSMAQGLDPSLPPSGNFDLSYWKLTRPNQTERDENSLSNGYFVPGEFYTDSTTGAMVFWCPNDGRTGGSTYPRNELREMMRRGNTSIGTQGINKNNWVFSSSTMANQQAAGGVDGVMTATVAVDHVSLTSDQSFKVGRTIVGQIHASDDEPCRIYYRKLPGNTKGSIYFAHEPTTGPEQWYEMIGSRSDNAPDPADGVALGEKFSYEIKAIGNTLTVTIMRDGKADVVQTVDMTNSGFADDWMYFKAGNYNQNNAGNPGEYAQVSFFALDVTHFAPAPPSSYAAPSDIPRFQAFLADCKLQAPTSSTLAHLATLNNGYTHPTYFYVVDGDKIRFNQTGDSRRTELRNETNWDLTQADRSLHGRLDIVEQTCDQVTVMQIHDDANAGPGPNKPLLRIYKHNGRTPTNHIWAAIKTDNIGTNTMHVDLGEDPGGYFTCDIRLVGGNMIIDYEGQEKVNMDVSFWTFPSYWKAGVYLQDNGLATAHFDELFEADGSPQNYAPSISVSAPLAGTNFLPGSDITIDVDAVDSDGSVTVVEFFEGGSNKIGEDSVAPYSYTWTNVAEGNYTLTAKATDNEGRSKTSLSTNISVQVPVNVTGVDLIDISGPIAVTGSTTLEASVFPANATNQNFVFESDDSNIATLTSEGLLTAIAEGTVKVRVTTDDGGFSDSLMVKVMTPSTDFNWALNQWVGGSATPDAGNVEANLVDDDTNTRWSVNGFPQSAIVDLEGDIRITQTEVTTYQDRAYQFIIEGSPNQNGPYSMIVDRSNNKIKGIADAPIINDVDSLEARFVRITVTGADVYTGPWVSLTEFRVFGEGERTYTTNVNDLEANKILLSPNPVTSVVSIEAGVKYDTVSIYDVSGKMLIQSEINQELTLDISALPAGLYMVKLEGKAQPQVAKLIKR; encoded by the coding sequence ATGAAATTGTCATTTGGCTACCCGGTCGCAGGCTTAAGGAAAATTGAGTTTTCTTATTCTCCTTTTTATGCTCGACTTATATTGCTGCTGTTAGCATTGAATCTGTTTGTCGATTCTTCAATGGCACAAGGATTAGATCCAAGCCTTCCTCCAAGTGGAAATTTTGATCTTTCTTATTGGAAACTTACCCGCCCAAATCAAACAGAAAGGGATGAGAACAGTCTTTCAAATGGCTATTTCGTACCTGGTGAGTTTTACACCGACTCAACCACAGGTGCCATGGTATTTTGGTGTCCCAATGATGGTAGGACGGGTGGCAGCACATATCCCCGGAATGAATTGAGAGAGATGATGCGTAGGGGAAACACCAGCATAGGCACCCAGGGAATAAATAAAAATAACTGGGTTTTTTCTTCATCTACGATGGCGAATCAACAAGCAGCTGGAGGAGTAGATGGCGTTATGACTGCCACGGTAGCTGTGGATCATGTATCATTGACTTCTGACCAGAGTTTTAAGGTCGGTCGCACAATTGTCGGGCAAATACATGCTTCTGATGACGAGCCTTGTAGAATTTATTACCGCAAATTACCAGGGAATACAAAAGGTTCCATTTATTTCGCTCATGAACCTACCACAGGCCCCGAACAATGGTACGAAATGATTGGTAGCCGAAGTGATAATGCGCCTGATCCAGCAGACGGAGTTGCATTAGGTGAGAAGTTCAGCTACGAGATTAAAGCAATTGGCAATACGCTAACTGTAACCATCATGAGAGATGGGAAGGCTGATGTTGTTCAAACAGTGGATATGACTAATAGTGGCTTTGCTGATGATTGGATGTATTTCAAAGCTGGAAACTATAATCAAAACAATGCGGGAAATCCTGGCGAGTACGCGCAAGTATCTTTCTTCGCTTTAGATGTTACGCACTTTGCTCCAGCTCCTCCATCATCTTATGCGGCCCCATCTGACATACCCAGGTTTCAAGCTTTTCTGGCAGACTGCAAGCTTCAGGCTCCTACCAGTTCTACTTTAGCACACCTTGCTACCCTGAATAATGGATATACGCATCCGACATATTTCTATGTAGTTGATGGGGATAAAATACGCTTCAATCAGACTGGTGATAGCAGGCGAACAGAGCTCCGAAACGAAACGAATTGGGACCTTACGCAAGCCGATCGATCGCTACATGGAAGACTTGACATTGTGGAGCAGACCTGTGATCAGGTTACGGTCATGCAAATTCACGATGATGCAAATGCAGGTCCCGGACCAAATAAACCTTTGCTAAGAATTTATAAGCATAATGGAAGAACTCCGACGAATCACATATGGGCAGCAATAAAAACAGATAACATAGGAACTAATACCATGCATGTGGATCTTGGCGAAGACCCGGGAGGATATTTTACCTGTGACATTCGATTGGTGGGAGGAAATATGATCATTGATTATGAAGGGCAGGAAAAGGTGAACATGGATGTCTCCTTCTGGACTTTCCCGAGCTATTGGAAGGCAGGGGTTTACCTTCAGGATAATGGACTGGCAACTGCACATTTTGATGAACTATTTGAAGCAGATGGTAGCCCGCAAAACTATGCTCCTTCTATTAGTGTAAGTGCTCCTTTGGCGGGGACAAATTTTTTGCCAGGTAGTGACATTACGATTGATGTTGACGCTGTAGATTCGGATGGTTCAGTAACAGTTGTAGAATTTTTTGAAGGAGGTAGTAATAAGATTGGGGAAGATTCTGTCGCTCCCTATTCATATACATGGACAAATGTAGCTGAGGGCAACTATACATTAACAGCGAAGGCTACTGATAACGAAGGAAGATCAAAGACAAGCTTAAGTACCAATATAAGTGTTCAGGTTCCGGTGAATGTGACCGGAGTAGATTTGATTGATATCTCAGGCCCTATTGCTGTTACCGGCAGCACTACTTTAGAGGCATCCGTATTTCCTGCTAATGCTACCAATCAAAATTTTGTGTTTGAATCTGATGACTCTAACATTGCTACACTTACCAGTGAGGGCTTATTAACCGCTATTGCTGAGGGTACAGTGAAAGTCAGAGTGACAACAGATGATGGAGGATTTAGCGATTCACTCATGGTTAAAGTAATGACTCCTTCTACGGATTTTAACTGGGCATTGAATCAGTGGGTTGGGGGAAGCGCTACGCCCGATGCAGGCAATGTTGAAGCTAATCTTGTCGATGATGATACCAATACGCGTTGGTCTGTGAATGGCTTTCCGCAGTCAGCTATTGTTGATTTAGAAGGAGACATAAGGATAACTCAGACAGAAGTTACAACTTATCAAGACAGGGCTTATCAATTCATTATTGAAGGTTCTCCCAATCAAAATGGACCCTATTCAATGATCGTAGACCGATCAAATAATAAAATTAAGGGCATTGCTGATGCCCCAATTATCAATGATGTAGATAGCTTAGAAGCTCGCTTTGTGAGAATAACCGTAACGGGTGCAGATGTCTATACGGGTCCTTGGGTAAGTCTTACTGAATTTAGAGTGTTTGGGGAAGGTGAGAGAACCTATACAACGAATGTGAACGATCTTGAAGCAAATAAAATCCTCCTGTCTCCCAATCCTGTTACATCTGTTGTGTCAATAGAAGCTGGTGTAAAATACGATACCGTATCCATTTATGACGTATCAGGTAAAATGCTTATCCAGTCAGAGATCAATCAGGAATTAACACTAGATATTAGTGCCCTTCCAGCTGGGCTTTATATGGTAAAACTTGAAGGCAAGGCTCAGCCACAAGTTGCTAAGTTGATAAAACGTTAA